In Maridesulfovibrio sp., the following proteins share a genomic window:
- a CDS encoding response regulator, translated as MYNKKLLLVDDEEGLRRFLGLTLMDLGYEVETAENGEQALKAIPEVNPAIIITDIKMPRMDGIELLKAVKADYPHIEIIMLTGHGDLDLAIESLKSEAADFITKPIDNNVLEISLRRIMEKIELKAKLREHTENLERLVEEKTQRIIELERQNAACQVIEGLSEALSSAAHEVETGSGLFNELPCLVSIHNRYLEIVAANELLKERLGDVVGKNSFDIYSDRESAGNACPVQLTFQTGKGQRSKETFIGEDGTEIPVTVYTAPIPNKSGDIELVLDISVDMTELKRLNDELLETQYKFQRLFDEAPCYISVQNPDFSIAEVNRRFKEDFSEPLGKTCFSSYKHRDRPCDQCPVQRTFKDGKTHQSETVVTTKDGEQKNMLVWSAPIRNAYGEIKQVMEMSTDITEIRRLQDHLTSLGFMLGSMSHGVKGMLTALDGGIYRLESGLRKEDPQRVSEAAAALKNVVGRVKKMVLDILYYAKSREIETESVKAALFLKETASLIVSKAAAAGIKYEIDIPDELGEIEIDSSSMSAAIVNFLENGVDACDPKLPGKEYRLRVAAHDLDDKIKLTVSDNGSGMDRETREKIFTLFFSSKGKRGTGIGLFISNQTIEQHGGKISVESEPEKGTTFTIILPRKADTKKNKTQTNAGCSRK; from the coding sequence ATGTATAATAAAAAGCTGCTGCTTGTTGATGATGAAGAAGGTCTCCGCCGTTTTCTAGGCCTGACCCTGATGGACCTCGGCTATGAAGTGGAAACTGCAGAAAACGGAGAACAGGCTCTTAAAGCAATCCCGGAAGTTAATCCGGCCATAATTATCACCGATATAAAAATGCCGCGCATGGACGGCATAGAGCTGCTCAAAGCTGTCAAAGCCGACTATCCGCACATTGAAATAATAATGCTGACCGGTCATGGCGATCTCGACCTGGCCATCGAATCTCTTAAATCTGAGGCAGCAGACTTCATAACCAAACCAATTGATAACAACGTACTTGAAATTTCACTCAGACGAATCATGGAGAAGATTGAGCTTAAGGCTAAGCTCCGTGAACATACCGAAAACCTTGAACGTCTTGTTGAAGAAAAAACTCAGCGCATCATTGAACTGGAACGCCAGAACGCAGCCTGTCAGGTTATCGAAGGATTAAGTGAAGCACTATCCAGTGCGGCCCATGAAGTTGAAACCGGAAGCGGACTTTTCAACGAACTTCCCTGCCTTGTTTCAATCCATAACCGCTATCTTGAAATTGTTGCCGCCAACGAACTGCTCAAGGAAAGACTTGGCGACGTGGTTGGCAAAAATAGTTTCGACATATATTCCGACCGCGAATCAGCCGGTAACGCCTGCCCTGTGCAGCTGACCTTCCAAACAGGCAAAGGGCAGCGCAGCAAAGAAACTTTCATTGGCGAAGACGGCACGGAAATTCCGGTCACAGTGTACACTGCTCCGATTCCAAACAAAAGCGGCGACATTGAACTGGTTTTGGATATTTCTGTCGATATGACCGAACTTAAGCGACTCAATGACGAACTGCTGGAAACTCAGTACAAATTCCAACGCCTGTTTGACGAAGCCCCCTGTTATATTTCTGTGCAGAACCCTGACTTTTCCATTGCCGAAGTCAACCGCCGCTTTAAAGAAGATTTCTCTGAACCTCTTGGTAAAACCTGTTTTTCATCATACAAACACCGTGATCGGCCTTGTGATCAATGCCCGGTGCAACGCACTTTCAAAGATGGAAAAACACATCAAAGCGAAACGGTAGTGACCACTAAGGACGGTGAGCAGAAAAATATGCTGGTCTGGTCTGCGCCCATCCGCAATGCTTACGGGGAAATCAAGCAGGTAATGGAAATGTCCACCGACATTACCGAAATTCGCCGTCTACAGGATCACCTTACCTCACTCGGGTTTATGCTGGGCTCCATGTCACATGGCGTGAAAGGGATGCTCACCGCTCTTGATGGCGGTATTTACAGACTTGAATCAGGATTACGCAAAGAAGACCCGCAACGGGTAAGCGAAGCTGCGGCAGCGCTCAAAAACGTTGTCGGCCGCGTCAAGAAGATGGTCCTTGACATCCTTTATTATGCTAAATCACGTGAAATTGAGACCGAATCCGTTAAAGCTGCCCTGTTCCTTAAGGAGACTGCATCTCTGATAGTATCCAAGGCTGCTGCTGCCGGAATTAAATATGAGATTGATATCCCAGATGAACTGGGGGAAATCGAAATAGATTCCAGTTCCATGTCAGCCGCAATTGTTAATTTTCTGGAAAACGGCGTGGACGCATGTGATCCAAAACTTCCCGGTAAAGAATACCGACTCAGGGTTGCTGCGCACGATCTGGATGACAAAATTAAATTGACAGTAAGTGACAATGGATCTGGAATGGACCGTGAGACAAGGGAAAAGATATTCACTCTTTTCTTTTCTTCCAAGGGCAAACGCGGCACAGGAATCGGACTCTTTATCTCCAACCAGACAATTGAGCAGCACGGAGGTAAAATCAGCGTTGAATCCGAACCGGAAAAAGGAACAACCTTCACAATAATTCTGCCGCGGAAAGCAGATACTAAAAAAAATAAAACCCAAACAAATGCGGGCTGTTCTCGCAAATAG
- a CDS encoding ribose-phosphate pyrophosphokinase, with the protein MNGELKIISGSSNLALSEAICDHLGSTLTPCLREKFSDGEIRIEIQDNVRGCDVFVVQSTCDPVNFHFMELCLMLDALKRASARRVTAVVPYYGYARQDRKVSPRAPISAKLCADCLTVAGMQRLVTIDLHAGQIQGFFNLPVDNIYAAPVLLDELRTREDDMVMVSPDAGGTERARAYAKRLNAGLAIVDKRRDAPNQAKAMHVIGEVKDKVCVVMDDMIDTAGTMCQAAKVLIDHGAKDVIACATHPVLSGPAIDRLAAAPFSEVIVTDTLPVPEHKIANSNGKIKIKSVAGILAKCIHNVHSESSVSVLFV; encoded by the coding sequence ATGAACGGTGAACTCAAGATTATCAGCGGCTCGTCAAATCTGGCGCTTTCAGAAGCAATCTGTGACCATCTCGGCAGCACACTTACTCCCTGCCTGCGTGAAAAATTCAGTGATGGTGAAATCCGGATCGAGATTCAGGATAACGTACGCGGCTGCGATGTATTCGTAGTCCAGTCTACCTGTGATCCCGTGAACTTTCACTTCATGGAACTCTGCCTCATGCTGGACGCCCTTAAAAGAGCAAGTGCACGCCGGGTGACCGCTGTTGTTCCCTACTATGGATACGCAAGACAGGATCGCAAGGTTTCTCCCCGCGCTCCCATCAGTGCAAAACTCTGTGCCGACTGCCTGACTGTTGCAGGTATGCAGCGTCTGGTCACCATCGACCTGCACGCAGGCCAGATTCAGGGTTTCTTCAACCTCCCGGTAGACAATATTTATGCCGCACCCGTCCTGCTGGACGAGCTGCGCACCCGTGAAGATGACATGGTCATGGTTTCCCCTGATGCAGGTGGAACCGAACGCGCCAGAGCATATGCCAAGCGCCTCAATGCCGGTCTGGCTATCGTGGATAAACGCCGCGACGCCCCCAACCAGGCAAAAGCCATGCACGTTATCGGTGAAGTAAAAGATAAAGTCTGCGTGGTCATGGACGACATGATCGATACCGCGGGCACCATGTGTCAGGCAGCCAAGGTCCTCATTGACCACGGCGCAAAAGACGTAATCGCCTGCGCAACCCACCCGGTCCTTTCCGGACCGGCTATCGACAGGCTGGCAGCAGCACCTTTCTCCGAGGTGATTGTTACCGATACCCTGCCTGTTCCCGAACACAAAATCGCTAACAGCAACGGCAAGATCAAAATTAAATCCGTTGCCGGGATTCTCGCCAAGTGCATTCACAACGTGCACTCCGAGTCATCCGTAAGCGTACTGTTCGTATAA
- a CDS encoding PAS domain S-box protein: MFKKYRQTLIMKMLLSGGITLLLSVLLWTSFNVIFFKKNVTDNIQSDIAMLSDTVLLSLHHAMMLDSKEFIQNDINNISRQGEIKSIRVINKMGQIIYSNDPDEINHVIETSSPPCWNCHKHENPPATMSLDQRTRLKTVNGKKYMGIITPIPNSNGCAPGPCHVHAVDEKLLGLLDLEISTEKKSSMLDTFETANFGIAIVVFIATFGALFVFAYNFIFKPLRKIIKSTREFGSAQDFIEIQLDQTDEIGTLADAFNMMGRQVQEKHRALLEQKEEYRDLFDNVPCLVSVVDLNFRVIRHNKAYEKHFGKPRGRQCYQINKDRDRKCDECPVERTFFDLTPHMSEESGLSKEGKNIHWIVYTSPIKDRNGKIVAAMEMMLDITRRKELEESLAASEQRYHAIFDSIPGAVFVLDADDLSILNCNDPVEEIYGYPRKEILGNSFLLLFREEERADYDHLLKVRHEIGPCSHVTKSGTSIYAMLRISPAEFENNRTLIITCSDVTKKLEAEQQLIQASKMGTLGEMASGVAHELNQPLAILKTISNLLMRKVSRNQQVEPKILQEMAEGIDTHVNRASKIIDHMREFGRKSEIKTMPVQVNDVLRRGFDFFSRQLTLRNIHVEWNLNSHLPQVMADANRLEQVVINLLINARDAIEDRWKNSVPLADDKKIFISTDFTDEHVIIKVCDTGPGIPDSIQGRLFEPFFTTKDVGKGTGLGLSISYGIIKDYNGVIKASNEPDHGACFTITFPYELP, encoded by the coding sequence ATGTTTAAAAAATACCGACAGACCCTGATTATGAAAATGCTTCTCTCCGGAGGGATAACGCTTCTTTTGAGCGTTCTCCTCTGGACAAGCTTCAATGTCATTTTTTTCAAAAAAAATGTAACCGACAATATCCAGTCGGACATTGCCATGCTTTCCGATACAGTTCTGCTCAGCCTCCATCACGCCATGATGCTGGACTCCAAAGAATTCATCCAGAATGATATCAATAACATCAGCAGACAGGGAGAAATCAAATCAATCCGTGTAATCAACAAAATGGGCCAAATCATTTATTCAAATGACCCCGATGAGATCAATCACGTAATTGAAACTTCCAGTCCACCCTGCTGGAACTGCCATAAACACGAAAATCCCCCGGCCACCATGAGCCTTGACCAGCGAACCAGACTGAAAACCGTCAACGGCAAAAAATACATGGGGATTATCACACCTATTCCCAATTCAAATGGCTGCGCACCGGGCCCCTGCCATGTCCATGCCGTTGATGAAAAACTCCTCGGCCTTCTGGATCTGGAAATTTCCACAGAAAAGAAAAGCTCCATGCTGGACACATTTGAAACTGCAAATTTCGGTATAGCTATTGTAGTATTCATCGCCACCTTTGGAGCACTATTTGTTTTTGCCTACAACTTCATATTCAAACCTCTAAGAAAAATAATCAAATCCACAAGGGAGTTCGGGTCTGCTCAGGATTTCATTGAAATCCAGCTGGACCAGACCGATGAAATCGGAACACTGGCTGATGCATTTAACATGATGGGCAGACAGGTTCAGGAAAAACACCGTGCCCTTTTGGAACAAAAAGAAGAATACCGCGATCTGTTTGATAATGTCCCCTGTCTGGTCAGTGTTGTTGATCTCAATTTCAGGGTAATCCGCCACAATAAGGCTTACGAAAAACATTTCGGCAAACCGCGCGGCAGACAGTGTTATCAGATCAACAAAGACCGGGACCGCAAATGTGATGAATGCCCGGTTGAAAGAACTTTCTTTGACCTTACCCCCCACATGAGCGAGGAATCCGGCCTTTCCAAGGAAGGGAAAAACATCCACTGGATTGTTTACACTTCACCAATAAAAGACCGTAACGGTAAGATCGTAGCCGCTATGGAAATGATGCTCGACATTACCCGGCGCAAAGAGCTGGAAGAAAGTCTGGCTGCATCCGAACAGCGTTACCATGCCATATTTGACTCAATCCCCGGCGCCGTATTTGTTCTGGATGCTGATGACTTGAGTATTCTTAACTGCAATGATCCTGTGGAAGAAATATACGGCTATCCCCGTAAAGAAATACTCGGCAACTCTTTTTTACTGCTCTTCCGTGAAGAGGAACGGGCAGACTATGATCATCTTTTAAAAGTAAGACATGAAATAGGCCCCTGCTCGCATGTCACAAAATCCGGTACATCCATTTATGCCATGTTGCGCATTTCCCCTGCCGAGTTTGAAAACAACCGCACTCTGATCATAACTTGTAGCGATGTAACCAAGAAGCTTGAAGCAGAGCAGCAACTGATACAGGCCAGTAAGATGGGTACGCTGGGTGAAATGGCTTCCGGAGTTGCTCACGAACTGAACCAGCCCCTTGCCATTCTCAAAACAATCAGCAACCTGCTGATGCGCAAAGTTTCACGCAATCAGCAGGTCGAACCTAAGATCCTGCAGGAGATGGCTGAAGGAATCGACACCCACGTCAACAGAGCCAGCAAAATCATCGACCACATGCGTGAATTCGGCCGTAAATCCGAAATCAAGACCATGCCAGTGCAGGTTAATGATGTTTTACGCCGGGGCTTCGATTTCTTCAGCAGGCAATTGACCCTGCGTAATATCCATGTTGAATGGAACCTCAACAGCCACCTTCCGCAAGTTATGGCCGATGCCAACCGCTTGGAACAGGTTGTCATCAACCTGCTTATCAATGCCCGTGACGCTATTGAAGACCGCTGGAAAAACAGTGTTCCGCTGGCAGACGACAAAAAGATATTCATCAGCACCGATTTCACTGACGAGCACGTAATAATAAAAGTCTGTGATACCGGACCGGGTATCCCTGATTCTATTCAAGGCCGCCTTTTTGAACCGTTTTTCACCACCAAGGATGTCGGCAAAGGAACCGGTCTCGGTCTCTCCATCTCTTACGGAATTATTAAGGACTACAATGGCGTGATAAAGGCATCAAACGAACCTGACCATGGTGCGTGCTTTACCATTACTTTTCCTTACGAATTACCTTAG
- a CDS encoding 50S ribosomal protein L25 → MSEKVTFKAEVRTKTGKSANRQLRNQGMVPVVFYSQDGENMILSVNENDFVKMYRKVGTTRVFSLEVDGKTYDTLIWKVQMDPVRPRPNHIDFLGVSADRALKIDVPVVTEGTAPGVKLGGRMAIYREKLTVACTAATIPAEIVVNINSMNVGDTVFVNEIELGEGASVVYDSNFALVRCAAGRGSSKGEEGEEDK, encoded by the coding sequence ATGTCTGAAAAAGTTACTTTCAAAGCTGAAGTGCGTACCAAAACCGGTAAATCCGCAAACCGTCAGCTCCGCAATCAGGGCATGGTTCCCGTTGTCTTCTATTCTCAGGACGGCGAAAACATGATCCTTTCCGTTAATGAAAATGACTTTGTAAAAATGTACCGCAAGGTTGGCACTACTCGTGTTTTCAGCCTTGAAGTTGATGGCAAGACCTACGACACTCTGATCTGGAAAGTTCAGATGGACCCCGTACGTCCCCGCCCTAACCACATCGACTTCCTCGGTGTATCCGCTGACCGTGCCCTCAAAATCGACGTTCCCGTTGTAACCGAAGGCACCGCTCCCGGTGTTAAACTCGGTGGCCGCATGGCTATTTACCGTGAAAAACTCACCGTTGCCTGTACAGCTGCAACCATTCCTGCTGAAATCGTTGTGAACATCAACAGCATGAATGTTGGTGATACCGTATTCGTTAATGAAATCGAACTCGGCGAAGGTGCTTCTGTTGTATATGACAGCAACTTTGCTCTTGTTCGCTGTGCTGCTGGTCGCGGTTCTTCCAAGGGCGAAGAAGGCGAAGAAGATAAATAG
- a CDS encoding dicarboxylate/amino acid:cation symporter, with protein MFSWYFKSNLLVRIIIGLVLGAIAGLFLGPDAKMLSPLGDILVRSLKMIVMPVIVSTIIVGAGSVKPSQLGKVGAKCMSFYMLTTGFAVAIGLFFGNILQPGNGLELASEGATFKPAAAAKATSFLDILINIIPKNPFAAITTGDVLSTIFFCIITGIAISVLRHSEDARIKNAGDSLFYLFEGLAEVMYLIINWVLQYVPIGVFALIAVVFGAQGSKAFGPLGVVVIATYLAFACHILIVYGGGLMLFGVNPIAFFKKVKTASIAAFVTRTSSGVLPISMEVADKELGVDKSIYSFSLPLGATVNMDGTAIYQGVCALFIGYAIGEPLTFSQQITVIGTTILASLGTAGIPGAGAIMLMIVLNSVGLEITAGSPTALAYAMIFGIDALLDMGRTCTNVTGDLAVTCAVANSENELNKECWEPAEATQR; from the coding sequence ATGTTTTCTTGGTACTTTAAAAGTAACCTGTTAGTTCGAATTATTATTGGTCTGGTTTTAGGAGCCATTGCCGGACTTTTTCTGGGTCCGGATGCAAAAATGCTTTCACCGCTCGGGGATATACTGGTCCGCTCATTAAAAATGATCGTTATGCCGGTAATTGTCTCAACCATAATTGTCGGGGCAGGAAGCGTAAAGCCCAGCCAGCTTGGTAAAGTAGGCGCAAAGTGTATGAGCTTTTACATGCTGACCACCGGATTCGCGGTTGCCATCGGACTTTTTTTCGGAAACATCCTCCAGCCGGGTAACGGCCTTGAACTGGCCTCGGAGGGAGCTACCTTCAAACCAGCCGCAGCAGCCAAAGCAACTTCATTCCTCGATATTCTGATTAACATCATCCCTAAAAACCCCTTTGCGGCAATCACCACCGGTGATGTACTTTCAACCATCTTCTTCTGTATCATCACCGGTATCGCAATCTCCGTGCTGCGCCACAGCGAAGATGCCCGCATCAAGAATGCAGGAGATTCACTTTTCTACCTTTTCGAAGGTCTTGCCGAAGTTATGTATCTGATAATCAACTGGGTGCTTCAGTACGTACCCATCGGTGTGTTCGCACTGATCGCAGTGGTTTTCGGTGCACAGGGCTCCAAGGCATTCGGACCGCTGGGCGTAGTTGTAATCGCCACCTACCTGGCTTTTGCGTGCCACATTCTTATTGTCTACGGCGGCGGACTGATGCTCTTCGGTGTAAACCCGATAGCGTTCTTCAAAAAGGTTAAAACCGCATCCATCGCAGCATTCGTAACCAGAACCAGCAGCGGAGTCCTGCCTATCAGCATGGAAGTAGCAGATAAAGAGCTTGGTGTTGATAAGAGTATCTACTCATTCTCGCTCCCGCTTGGAGCCACAGTTAACATGGACGGAACCGCTATCTATCAGGGCGTCTGTGCCCTGTTCATCGGTTACGCTATTGGAGAACCCCTGACTTTCAGCCAGCAGATTACCGTCATCGGAACGACTATTCTGGCATCACTTGGGACTGCCGGTATTCCCGGAGCGGGAGCTATCATGCTCATGATCGTGCTTAACTCCGTGGGATTGGAAATCACCGCAGGTTCCCCCACTGCTCTTGCCTATGCAATGATCTTCGGCATCGATGCCTTACTCGACATGGGACGCACCTGCACTAACGTCACAGGAGACCTCGCCGTAACCTGCGCAGTGGCCAACAGCGAAAATGAACTGAATAAGGAATGCTGGGAACCGGCAGAAGCTACCCAGCGATAA
- a CDS encoding DegQ family serine endoprotease, which produces MKLKRYIGLLALITVLILPVYAQAEGLPSFAELAKKCGPAVVNINTVKMVEVSNPMDDFFKFHGKDGINPFEQFFKEFNKRGGNGQQPKQKRKTGSLGSGFIISKDGYVVTNNHVVASADEITVKLQNDGHEYPAKIIGKDKETDLALLKIDVKKDLPYLEFANSQKAEVGEWVLAIGNPFGLGHTVTKGIISATGRIIGAGPFDNFIQTDASINPGNSGGPLIDLKGRVIGINTAIIASGQGIGFAIPSNMAKSVITQLKTDHKVSRGWLGVTIQDTDPNTAKALGLEDRTGALVNSVNPGDPADKGGMKVGDVILKIDGDKVDDTNDLLRTIAALPPGKSVNVEVWRKGSEKNLRIVLGERNGKNVVAEAEKMSPKAAEENLDDLGLVVRKVNRKPEAESLGLDRPEGLLVIEVMQGTPAEDAAIAVGDVILEANQHNVNSIKDLQKIINTEGKKRGLIMLLLKRQGHNIFRTVELKDK; this is translated from the coding sequence ATGAAACTTAAACGCTATATTGGATTACTTGCTCTCATCACTGTACTGATACTGCCTGTTTACGCTCAGGCTGAAGGCTTGCCATCATTTGCCGAACTGGCAAAAAAATGCGGTCCTGCTGTTGTAAACATCAACACCGTAAAAATGGTCGAAGTCTCCAACCCCATGGATGACTTTTTCAAATTCCACGGAAAAGACGGCATCAACCCTTTTGAACAGTTCTTTAAAGAATTCAACAAGAGGGGCGGGAACGGCCAGCAGCCCAAGCAAAAACGCAAAACCGGTTCTTTAGGTTCCGGATTCATCATCTCCAAAGACGGTTACGTGGTCACGAACAACCACGTTGTCGCCTCTGCAGATGAAATCACGGTAAAACTTCAGAACGACGGCCATGAATACCCGGCTAAAATTATCGGCAAGGATAAGGAAACCGACCTTGCTCTTCTCAAGATTGATGTAAAAAAAGACCTGCCCTACCTTGAATTCGCCAATTCACAAAAAGCGGAAGTTGGTGAATGGGTACTGGCTATCGGTAACCCTTTCGGTCTCGGACATACTGTGACCAAGGGGATTATCAGCGCCACCGGCCGTATCATCGGCGCGGGTCCCTTTGACAACTTCATCCAGACCGATGCCAGCATCAACCCCGGTAACTCCGGCGGTCCGCTGATCGATCTCAAAGGACGCGTTATCGGCATCAACACAGCTATTATCGCCAGCGGACAGGGAATCGGATTTGCAATTCCCAGCAATATGGCCAAAAGCGTGATCACCCAGCTTAAAACCGACCACAAGGTCAGCCGCGGCTGGCTTGGTGTAACGATTCAGGATACTGATCCCAACACCGCCAAAGCGCTCGGTCTTGAAGATAGAACTGGTGCACTGGTCAATTCCGTAAATCCCGGTGATCCGGCAGACAAGGGCGGCATGAAAGTCGGTGACGTTATCCTCAAAATTGATGGAGATAAGGTTGACGACACAAACGACCTTCTGCGCACCATCGCGGCCCTTCCTCCGGGTAAATCCGTGAATGTGGAAGTCTGGCGCAAAGGCAGTGAAAAGAACCTACGCATCGTACTCGGTGAGCGCAATGGCAAGAACGTTGTCGCTGAAGCAGAAAAAATGTCCCCCAAGGCTGCCGAAGAAAACCTTGATGATCTCGGACTTGTAGTCCGCAAGGTAAACCGCAAGCCGGAAGCTGAATCTCTGGGACTGGATAGACCAGAAGGCCTGCTGGTTATTGAGGTAATGCAGGGAACACCGGCTGAAGACGCAGCCATTGCTGTGGGTGATGTTATTCTGGAAGCAAACCAGCACAATGTTAATTCCATTAAAGATCTTCAGAAGATAATTAACACTGAAGGAAAAAAACGCGGACTTATCATGCTACTCCTGAAACGTCAGGGACACAACATATTCCGCACCGTTGAACTCAAAGACAAATAG
- the pth gene encoding aminoacyl-tRNA hydrolase gives MEYKALIVGLGNPGPQYAKTRHNIGFMAVDALAEMAASRKSMRFKEMGISGDFELFSVNLAGNNVLVTKPLTYMNLSGKAVAAICGKFSIPVSDVYVIHDELDLPCGRMKFKQGGGNNGHRGLESIQEKMGSPNFFRIRVGIGRPEFSAQVKDYVLEEFNSQELDIAALMSQAAIKGLNLHFRRGQSTATQFMNSFVPDLPETEP, from the coding sequence ATGGAATACAAAGCACTTATAGTAGGGCTGGGTAACCCCGGACCGCAATACGCCAAAACCAGACATAATATTGGTTTCATGGCCGTAGACGCTTTGGCTGAAATGGCTGCTTCCCGCAAAAGCATGCGCTTTAAGGAAATGGGAATTTCCGGGGATTTTGAGCTTTTCAGCGTGAATCTGGCCGGTAACAATGTGCTTGTAACCAAGCCATTGACCTACATGAACCTCAGCGGCAAAGCTGTTGCAGCCATCTGCGGCAAATTCTCAATTCCGGTATCGGATGTATATGTTATCCATGATGAACTTGATCTTCCATGTGGAAGAATGAAGTTCAAACAAGGCGGCGGCAACAACGGTCACCGCGGCCTTGAATCCATTCAGGAAAAAATGGGTTCCCCTAATTTCTTCAGGATCAGGGTCGGTATTGGTCGCCCTGAATTTTCTGCACAGGTAAAAGATTATGTGCTTGAAGAATTTAATTCGCAGGAACTTGATATAGCTGCACTTATGTCACAAGCAGCAATCAAAGGCCTGAATCTCCACTTCAGAAGAGGCCAGAGCACGGCCACCCAATTCATGAACAGCTTTGTTCCTGATCTTCCTGAAACCGAACCGTAG
- the ispE gene encoding 4-(cytidine 5'-diphospho)-2-C-methyl-D-erythritol kinase: MTKTTLIAPAKVNLYLKIVGKREDGYHELDTLFHPYPALADTLEVTETGNGCTIHCDQFDLPAEDNLIYKAWDRYAEATGFRPGLHIELTKRTPTGAGLGGGSSDAASMLRFLNEHAESPGLDHGRLNALAAGLGADVPFFLLDGPAWAKGIGEILSPCEVDLSGLTALLACPDVHVNTVWAYKAWSKRDQSAILKKSCSFSLTTNPCGNNRTASKTRITLFNDFEEVVLPEFPKIRETKEFLLKNGACGAVMSGSGASLISFFKEREAAEKTATSLQAMNVDSVLHTF, encoded by the coding sequence ATGACAAAAACAACTCTTATTGCGCCGGCAAAGGTCAATCTTTACTTGAAAATTGTTGGTAAAAGGGAAGACGGCTATCATGAGCTGGACACCCTCTTCCATCCATATCCGGCTCTGGCTGACACTCTCGAAGTTACCGAGACCGGAAACGGATGTACAATTCATTGTGACCAATTCGACCTCCCGGCGGAAGACAATCTCATATACAAAGCGTGGGACAGATATGCGGAAGCCACCGGATTCCGGCCCGGTCTTCACATTGAGCTGACCAAGCGCACACCAACCGGTGCCGGACTGGGCGGCGGCAGTTCGGATGCCGCATCCATGCTCCGTTTTTTGAATGAACATGCAGAGAGTCCGGGCCTTGATCATGGTAGGCTTAACGCCCTTGCAGCAGGCCTTGGCGCGGATGTTCCCTTCTTTTTACTGGACGGTCCTGCATGGGCAAAAGGAATTGGTGAAATTTTATCGCCCTGTGAGGTTGACCTTTCGGGCCTGACTGCGTTATTAGCCTGCCCGGACGTACACGTTAATACCGTATGGGCTTACAAGGCATGGTCGAAACGAGACCAATCCGCAATTTTAAAAAAATCTTGCAGCTTTTCCTTGACAACAAATCCCTGCGGTAATAATAGAACGGCCTCAAAAACAAGGATAACTTTATTCAACGATTTTGAAGAGGTTGTCCTTCCCGAATTTCCCAAAATAAGGGAAACGAAGGAATTCTTGTTGAAAAACGGAGCCTGCGGAGCTGTCATGAGTGGAAGCGGGGCAAGTCTCATTTCTTTTTTTAAAGAAAGAGAAGCAGCTGAAAAAACGGCAACCAGCTTACAAGCAATGAATGTCGACTCTGTTCTTCACACGTTTTGA
- a CDS encoding Rrf2 family transcriptional regulator codes for MKLTTRSRYGARLLLDIALHSENGPVPSKDSARREDISLKYLEKILKILKEAGYIIGKRGPNGGNVLTMAPEKITLGKLTEALEGEDKILDCEEGDVTTCPRAAVCLRRSIWDDANQAMYKMLDSYTLADLIKDARLCPMDRPE; via the coding sequence ATGAAATTAACTACACGTTCAAGATATGGTGCCAGACTCCTGCTCGATATTGCCCTGCACTCTGAAAACGGACCTGTTCCCAGCAAAGACTCAGCTCGCCGCGAAGACATCTCTCTTAAATATTTGGAAAAAATTCTTAAGATTCTTAAAGAAGCCGGATATATAATCGGAAAGCGCGGTCCAAACGGCGGAAATGTGCTGACCATGGCTCCTGAAAAAATAACTCTCGGCAAACTGACAGAAGCACTCGAAGGCGAAGATAAAATCCTCGACTGTGAAGAAGGTGATGTCACAACCTGTCCGAGGGCCGCTGTATGCCTGCGCCGTTCCATTTGGGACGATGCCAATCAGGCCATGTACAAAATGCTCGATTCTTATACTCTCGCCGATCTAATTAAAGACGCCCGTCTCTGCCCTATGGACAGACCTGAATAA